A single genomic interval of candidate division TA06 bacterium harbors:
- a CDS encoding UvrD-helicase domain-containing protein: protein MDLLNNLNPPQREAVTYLDGPVLILAGAGSGKTRVLTHRLAYITGTGACAPWNILAVPFTNKAAAEMKQRVAALLKRPAEGLWIGTFHSVCGRILRREGFRLGYGRDFTIYDESDKLSLIKRIMADLAIPERRVSPRAVISRISGAKDQMIGPDEYQKTAYDFFEKEVARVYPAYQQALLRNQAMDFDDLLVNAVRLFQENPGTLESYTEKFKHILVDEYQDTNHTQYLLVKLLSVKNRRLCVVGDDDQSIYGFRGADIRNILEFEKDFPEAKVIRLEQNYRSTKTILECANQVVKNNLGRKGKNLWTENPSGDKAALWQAWDERDEADKICLSIKSNMPQASLKDMVVLYRTNAQSRALEDACRRYSLPYLIVGGVKFYERKEVKDLLAYLKVAANPADSVNLKRIVNEPPRGIGDTSLMRIEAWAAESKTSLYRALEQADQVPGLGPSVKAAVKAFHGFMEEMKALATAKTAEEVIKELVERTSYLKHLQGQYPDSEEADSRAENVGELEAAANDFCERSEDKSLAAFLAEVSLVADIDRWDPQSQAVTLMTMHNAKGLEFDHVYIAGLEDGLLPHSASVESRQELEEERRLFYVAITRAKKSLHLCLASSRRRFGGLMPAVPSRFLAELPRDLLEIQGRAGKTEITRAPAEDMDQELPETGTIKGQAVRHSVWGRGKVVEVEGEGEEMKLSIVFSGGLRKKVLASYVTRE from the coding sequence ATGGATCTGCTTAACAATCTCAATCCTCCCCAGCGCGAGGCCGTCACCTACCTGGACGGCCCGGTGCTCATTTTAGCCGGGGCCGGCTCGGGCAAGACCCGGGTGCTTACCCACCGTCTGGCCTACATCACCGGCACCGGAGCCTGCGCCCCCTGGAACATCCTGGCGGTGCCCTTCACCAACAAGGCGGCGGCCGAGATGAAACAGCGGGTGGCTGCCCTGCTGAAGCGTCCGGCCGAGGGCCTGTGGATCGGCACCTTCCATTCGGTCTGCGGGCGGATACTGCGCCGGGAGGGATTCCGGCTGGGCTACGGCCGGGACTTCACCATTTACGACGAGTCCGACAAGCTGTCGCTGATCAAAAGGATCATGGCCGATCTGGCCATTCCCGAGCGCCGGGTCTCTCCCCGGGCCGTTATCTCCCGCATCTCCGGGGCCAAGGACCAGATGATAGGGCCCGATGAATACCAGAAAACGGCCTACGACTTTTTCGAAAAGGAGGTGGCCCGGGTTTACCCCGCCTATCAGCAGGCTTTGCTAAGGAACCAGGCCATGGACTTCGACGACCTGCTGGTAAATGCGGTGCGGCTGTTCCAGGAGAACCCCGGCACCCTGGAGTCATATACCGAAAAATTCAAGCACATTCTGGTGGATGAATATCAGGACACCAACCATACCCAGTACCTGCTGGTCAAGCTTCTTTCGGTCAAGAACCGGCGGCTGTGCGTGGTGGGCGACGACGACCAGTCCATCTACGGCTTTAGGGGGGCCGACATCCGCAATATCCTGGAGTTCGAGAAGGATTTCCCCGAGGCCAAGGTGATAAGGCTGGAACAGAATTACCGTTCCACCAAGACCATCCTGGAATGCGCCAACCAGGTGGTCAAGAACAATCTGGGCCGCAAGGGCAAGAACCTGTGGACCGAGAACCCGTCGGGAGACAAAGCCGCTCTATGGCAGGCCTGGGACGAGCGGGACGAGGCCGACAAGATCTGCCTGAGCATCAAATCGAACATGCCACAGGCCTCGCTCAAGGACATGGTGGTGCTGTACCGCACCAACGCCCAGAGCCGGGCCCTGGAAGACGCCTGCCGCCGCTATTCCCTGCCCTACCTGATAGTGGGCGGGGTGAAATTCTACGAGCGCAAGGAGGTCAAGGACCTGCTGGCCTACCTTAAGGTGGCGGCCAACCCCGCCGACAGCGTCAATTTAAAGCGGATAGTCAACGAGCCGCCCCGGGGCATCGGCGACACCAGCCTGATGCGGATTGAGGCCTGGGCCGCCGAAAGCAAGACCTCCCTTTACCGGGCCTTGGAACAGGCAGACCAGGTGCCGGGCCTGGGGCCTTCGGTCAAGGCCGCCGTCAAAGCTTTTCACGGGTTCATGGAAGAGATGAAAGCTCTGGCCACTGCCAAGACCGCCGAGGAGGTCATAAAGGAACTGGTGGAAAGAACCTCGTATCTTAAGCACCTGCAGGGGCAGTACCCCGACTCGGAGGAGGCCGACAGTCGGGCCGAGAACGTGGGCGAGCTTGAGGCCGCGGCCAACGATTTTTGCGAGCGGTCGGAAGACAAGTCTTTAGCCGCCTTTTTGGCCGAAGTGTCGCTGGTGGCCGACATCGACCGCTGGGACCCGCAGTCCCAGGCGGTCACCCTGATGACCATGCACAACGCCAAGGGGCTGGAGTTCGACCACGTCTACATTGCCGGGCTGGAGGACGGCCTGCTGCCGCACTCGGCCTCGGTGGAGTCCCGCCAGGAGCTGGAGGAGGAGCGGCGCCTCTTTTACGTGGCCATCACCCGGGCCAAAAAGAGCCTGCATCTTTGCCTGGCTTCCTCCCGGCGCCGCTTCGGCGGGCTGATGCCGGCGGTGCCCTCGCGCTTTTTGGCCGAGTTGCCCCGGGATCTTTTAGAGATCCAGGGCCGGGCCGGCAAGACCGAGATCACCCGGGCCCCGGCCGAGGACATGGACCAGGAACTGCCGGAGACCGGGACCATCAAGGGCCAGGCCGTCCGGCATTCGGTCTGGGGCCGGGGCAAGGTGGTGGAGGTGGAGGGCGAGGGCGAGGAGATGAAGCTGTCCATAGTCTTTTCCGGGGGCTTGAGGAAAAAAGTATTGGCCAGCTACGTAACCAGGGAATGA